One genomic segment of Paenibacillus xylanexedens includes these proteins:
- a CDS encoding deoxynucleoside kinase — MKSAPFIAVEGPIGAGKTTLATMLSHELNLPLVKEIVEENPFLASFYQDIDEWSFQLEMFFLCNRFKQLEDTGVHYVEQNTPVISDYHIYKNMIFADRTLKGTKRDKYRQIYHLLTDDLPKPNLVLYIEAELDTLMYRINKRGRSFEQDMDPAYMEQLIADYKTGMDYLANNSNPPVIIKVNAEQLDFVENPEHFRQIVNQVKEYII, encoded by the coding sequence ATGAAATCAGCCCCGTTTATTGCCGTGGAAGGTCCGATCGGAGCGGGGAAAACAACGCTGGCAACGATGCTTTCCCATGAATTGAATCTTCCGTTAGTTAAAGAAATCGTAGAAGAGAATCCATTTCTGGCTTCCTTTTATCAGGATATCGACGAGTGGAGTTTCCAATTGGAAATGTTTTTTCTGTGTAATCGGTTTAAACAACTGGAAGACACGGGCGTTCATTATGTAGAGCAGAATACCCCAGTCATTTCAGACTATCATATCTATAAAAATATGATTTTTGCCGATCGTACCTTAAAGGGAACGAAACGGGATAAATATCGTCAAATCTATCATCTGTTAACAGATGATCTGCCAAAGCCCAATCTGGTGCTCTATATTGAAGCTGAACTCGATACGTTGATGTACCGCATTAACAAGCGTGGGCGCTCATTTGAGCAGGACATGGACCCGGCATATATGGAACAACTGATCGCCGATTACAAAACAGGCATGGACTATCTGGCGAATAACTCAAATCCACCAGTGATCATTAAGGTCAATGCAGAGCAACTCGATTTTGTGGAAAATCCTGAACACTTCAGGCAAATTGTTAATCAGGTAAAGGAGTATATCATATGA
- a CDS encoding deoxynucleoside kinase, whose protein sequence is MNNYGIPTNALITVAGTVGVGKSTLTAALAQRLNFKTSLEQVDHNPYLEKFYHDFERWSFHLQIYFLAERFKEQKKIFELGGGFVQDRSIYEDTGIFAQMHADQGTMSATDFETYSSLFEAMVMTPYFPHPDVLIYLEGSLPSILSRITERGREMEIQTDRSYWEHMHERYSVWIDQFTACPVLRLNIDEYDVHDPASVDAILAQIAAVIQPSKEVQR, encoded by the coding sequence ATGAATAACTATGGCATTCCAACGAATGCATTAATTACGGTAGCAGGTACGGTTGGAGTGGGTAAATCCACGTTAACGGCTGCGCTTGCACAGCGTTTGAATTTCAAGACTTCTCTGGAACAAGTTGATCATAATCCATATTTGGAGAAGTTCTATCATGACTTCGAGCGTTGGAGCTTCCATCTGCAGATTTATTTCCTGGCAGAGCGCTTCAAGGAACAGAAAAAGATTTTTGAACTAGGTGGGGGATTCGTGCAGGATCGTTCCATCTATGAAGATACAGGCATTTTTGCACAAATGCATGCAGATCAAGGAACCATGTCTGCTACCGATTTTGAGACATACAGCAGTTTGTTTGAAGCAATGGTGATGACCCCTTATTTCCCACATCCGGACGTACTTATCTATCTGGAAGGTAGCCTGCCTTCGATTTTGAGCCGTATTACGGAGCGCGGACGTGAGATGGAGATTCAAACGGATCGTTCGTACTGGGAGCATATGCACGAGCGCTATTCCGTGTGGATTGATCAGTTTACGGCTTGCCCTGTGCTGCGTCTGAACATTGATGAGTATGATGTGCATGATCCGGCATCGGTGGATGCCATTTTGGCACAGATTGCAGCTGTCATTCAGCCTTCCAAGGAAGTGCAAAGGTAA